The DNA segment TCAGTATCAGGTTTTCTCTGTTCAAATTGGCCTATTCTGGGCTGATTGTAAAGTTCGTTCCGGCGGCCCAGCCACCGCGAGCGCCGCCCGTTTGTTAGCCGGAAGAGCCTAAATCTCCCCGCACCCGCCGTGGAAGAAAACCCTTTTCCGTTACGAAGAAATGTCCAATGGGTTAAGATCGTGAAAACACTTTTTGCGGCGATTTTTGCTGCTCACAAATGTGGACGAAAATCAATCTAAATTGAATTGTTCTCAAGATTTGAACCTGATAAACTGAAAATCATCAAAATGGAACTCCAAAAATTCTGGACGAAATTTGCTGGTTTGGCGTTTGTTTCATTTTCGCTAAATCACGCGGCCCTCGCCATCAATCCACCGGGCACCACCTCGACCAACAACTTTTCCGTTGGCCAAACCATTCCAGACAATACCCCCAGCGGCCTGACCGAGACGCAAACTCTCGATTTCAGTGGCACGGGATTGGTCAGCATCACCGATATCGAAGTCACACTCAATATTTCCGGCGGCTTCAATGGAGATTATTATGGCTACCTCGTCCACAATGACGGTTTTGCCATTTTGCTCAATCGCGTGGGCCGCACTTCGACCGACACTCTGGGCTACGGCGATAGCGGCCTCAACATCACTTTGGAGTCTGGCGCCAATGACATTCACACCTACCAAAC comes from the Verrucomicrobiia bacterium genome and includes:
- a CDS encoding PEP-CTERM sorting domain-containing protein, encoding MELQKFWTKFAGLAFVSFSLNHAALAINPPGTTSTNNFSVGQTIPDNTPSGLTETQTLDFSGTGLVSITDIEVTLNISGGFNGDYYGYLVHNDGFAILLNRVGRTSTDTLGYGDSGLNITLESGANDIHTYQTEFNPGGVALTGLWDVDGRNVDPQTVTDTDPRTATLGSFVGQDPSGQWTLFLADVHPGSEGQLVNWGLVITSVPEPGTLALLALGLSGVVVASLRRRG